One genomic region from Bacillus sp. SLBN-46 encodes:
- a CDS encoding ABC transporter ATP-binding protein: MSNSLLEVKDLKVSFVGKKKTTNIVAGLSFTVEKGKTLCIVGESGCGKSMTSLSVMGLLPETGQIEGEILLKGENLAGKSMKQMSKIRGNQVSMIFQEPMTSLNPVQTVGKQIAETIILHQNLNKKEAKLKAIDMLKLVGIPSPEKRVDAYPHELSGGMRQRVMIAIALSCNPELLIADEPTTALDVTIQAQILDLMKNLQKDLDMGIIMITHDLAVVSEMADTVLVMYAGKAVEYGSRKTVFNNPLHPYTQGLMRCIPDVDAEDNVEELFVIKGSVPSPDAMPKGCRFVDRCPYAQEICRSHAPDITSIEEQHAVSCWKYTDKWNEKEGELNESSIREIAATKSS; this comes from the coding sequence ATGTCAAATTCATTATTAGAGGTTAAGGATTTAAAAGTCAGCTTTGTTGGCAAGAAGAAAACAACGAATATTGTTGCCGGATTATCATTTACGGTTGAAAAGGGAAAAACCCTGTGTATTGTTGGTGAATCGGGTTGTGGAAAAAGTATGACCTCCCTTTCTGTAATGGGTTTATTGCCTGAGACAGGACAAATCGAAGGAGAAATCCTGTTAAAGGGAGAAAATTTAGCTGGTAAATCAATGAAACAAATGAGTAAAATTCGCGGCAACCAGGTCTCAATGATTTTCCAAGAACCAATGACCTCGTTAAATCCTGTCCAGACGGTCGGTAAACAAATTGCTGAAACGATTATTCTTCACCAGAATTTAAATAAAAAAGAAGCAAAGCTTAAGGCAATTGATATGTTAAAACTAGTGGGCATTCCATCACCTGAAAAAAGGGTCGATGCCTATCCGCATGAATTAAGCGGAGGGATGAGACAACGTGTGATGATTGCGATCGCGCTAAGCTGTAATCCAGAACTTCTTATTGCGGATGAACCAACCACTGCATTGGATGTTACGATTCAAGCGCAAATTTTAGATTTAATGAAGAATTTGCAAAAAGACTTGGATATGGGAATTATTATGATTACTCATGATTTAGCTGTTGTCTCTGAAATGGCTGACACGGTTCTCGTGATGTACGCAGGAAAAGCTGTTGAATACGGAAGTAGGAAAACCGTCTTTAACAATCCACTTCACCCATACACGCAAGGTTTAATGAGGTGCATCCCGGATGTCGATGCAGAAGATAATGTGGAAGAGCTTTTTGTCATAAAAGGGTCTGTCCCATCACCGGATGCCATGCCAAAAGGATGCCGATTTGTTGACCGATGTCCATACGCACAAGAGATTTGTAGAAGTCATGCTCCAGATATTACATCGATAGAGGAACAGCATGCTGTAAGCTGTTGGAAATATACAGATAAATGGAATGAAAAGGAAGGTGAGCTTAATGAGTCTTCAATTAGAGAAATCGCAGCAACAAAATCTTCTTGA